TTtctggaaaataattttaaaaaaaccttataCATTTATGTGTTTCATCAATTGTACATAGTAAGATATCATATTGAAACTATTTTCTGGAACTGATTTCCATGAAGCTAGGTTGTACAGACATAGCATGGTTATGACGGGGAAAAAATGGAAGTTTCCATATTATTGGGGGTGGGTGAATAGAAAATCTAGCTTGCTGCAAGATGTACAGAGGAAATATATGCTTACCATTTTGTGAAAATATCCACAACACCCAAAGGCTTCTGAAAGGTTGGAGGATCACAACCAGCAATATGTAGAGAGAAACTCCCACCAATGATCGCGTTCCCCACCACGTAATACTCAGTGAAAGCAGCGAGGTCATTTTTAATTGCCTGGTTTGCTATTAGATTTCTTAGAGATACAGTAGGATGTAGGAGCAGCAACAGAAAGAGCTGTATATTCATTCTGGAAATGACCCAATTATTTTAGTTGCTTACAGATGAAATCCTTCTTTGGACTGCGAGAGAGAATTCCTCTTCTGCTATAAGTAAAAAAAGGATTAGCTATTCTGCTTCCAAACTGCAGTTCTGGAAATTATCGCCTGATGATTTGGACAAGCAAACCCATTAGCCTAACCATGAACAATCTTAAGCGAACTGTGTTTCCTTCATGATCCCTCAGTTTAATTGGGATGTAGTCAGACTAGCAGAGATGTTAAGAGCTGAACCACGGATGCTCTACCAGCTCCTCCAGTGACAGCAGAGCTGGATTGCAAATATCAGACTAACAACATCCTTTTTATTTGTTCTAGTAAACTTTGAAGCAAAACAGAGATTAATTGGTGTTGTAATGGTCTcacagtgaaaaaaaaatgggCTTGCAGCTGATGAAAGAAACTCATCAACCACAATTATCACAAAAATTACAGGGTCAATAATAATCTGTTTATGATTATAGTGCAGGGTATGCTGAGGCTCTATGGCAGAAGTGCAGTGTtataatttccatttttattgcgaatgtattttttaaaaattgcgatCTTGTTTTAGAGATTATTTAACCAGTTTGGGGGATACCATGTGGTTTTGGAAACTTCCATGAGTACatttggaaaacaacaacaacaacaacaacagccagcTGACAGAcccaaggaaaaaagaaatcaccAAGCTGACTGTTTGTTGCTGAAGTTTTATTCTCTTCTATACATTTGCCAGAATGAGATCTGGTATAACAGGATTGCAGAAAATAATGAAACTGAGGAACCccgctctagagcagtggtccccaaccaccaggccgtggcctggcaccgggccacaaaggccctggcactgggccgtagttccctgcctctgcaaatgcgcatgcgcagccaggttgcgcatgcgtggccaggttgcgcatgcatgtttgcgcgggagtgccgcacatgtgcggcatGTGTTGCCGGGTGATCGCCTTCCCTGCCAacgccggtctgcagcctgaaaaaggttgtggagcACTGCTCTAGAGAACAAGATGAAGATCTCCACAGGTACTATAGATTCCCCATTAGTATTCAAATAAGTGTAGAAAAAACAGACCCAGACAATGAAAAACACCAATGTGCTGAAGGAAAAAAATCTTGGTTTTGTTAAAACTATAAGGCAACTTCCTGGCTAGTATAGCTACCAGAAAACTGACCATGGCTAAGTAGTCTACATAGCTGAGACCCTCGTGACACTGAattgtgatgtctctgctttgggAAAACAAAGAGGGTTTGTCATTAAACAGACAATGCAGATTCTCCTAGACCAACAGAACAGATGAGGACAATGAAGTTTCTGACTCATCTTGCTACCTAGTTTTTAACTTCAAAAGCCAGCATTAAAGTGATGATTACAAACAACACAGAAGAAATGGCAAcggaaaagagaagaagaaatgttgtTTATCAGAGAAGGCAGGTGACATTTTGACATTTAAAGAGCAAGGAGTAAATGAAAGGGTGCAGAATGTAGAGAAGAATGTAAGTGATATCCTGGTTGTTGAGTTTAATGATTGGAGTGTTTCTATATTTAATAAATGTTACCAGTATCAAACCTGTGTTGAAATGAAAACTTAGCCACAGTCCATATGCTGAAGTATGTTCAATAAAAAAGGCCAAGTTATATTATCAAATGCTCTTTCTGCATCTAAACATAGAAAcactgctttcttttttcttattcacAAATTCTATTGCATCTATTAtgaatcaaatatttatttatcatatttatatactaccctcccgtCCGGCTCAGGGCTGCTTAGattataactctcatatgcagtagagtacatagaatcatagaattatagaatcatagaatcatagagttggaagggacctcatgggtcatctaatccaaccccctgcactatgcaggacactcatatcccaatcgctcatctactgtaacctgcaacccccttgagccttcacaaaatcagcctgtcTTTcagtgactatctagcctctgtttaaaaaatttcaaagatggagaaccaaccatctcatgaggaagcctgttccactgagaaactgctctaactgtcaggaactttttcgagatgtttagatggaatttcttttgatttaatttcatccctgtccctctggggcaagagagaacaattctgctccatcctccatacggcacccttttaaatacttgaagatggttatcagatcccctctcagtcatcttctttctaggctaaacaaacgaagctcccccaacctttcttcatatgtcttggtctccaaattctGCCATTACAGTAGCAAAAAATTTGTAATCTACATTCAATAAAGATATTGGTCTGGATGACAGGGTCAATGTTGCTTCAGTGCtttctgttgtgtctgttgtggggagagaaagggaaagcgaatgtaggccactttgagtctcctttggatagagaaagcggcatataagaactaactcttcttctcctccttctccttctccttctccttctccttctccttctccttctccttctccttctccttctccttctccttctccttctccttctccttctccttctccttcaccttctccttctccttctccttctccttctccttctccttctccttctccttctccttctccttctccttctccttctccttctcctgctcctgctcctgctcctgctcctgctcctgctcctgctcctgctccttctccttctccttctccttctccttctccttctccttctccttctccttctctctccttctccttctccttctccttcccctccttcttctccttctccttctccttcttcttctccttctcctcctcctccataaacATTATATATGCCTCTTGTCCTGTCAGAAGTATTATATTTCCTTCTTTTATCTCATTCATTTTGTGGTGGTATCAATACTACTTCAAAATGTTTATAATACATTACTAGTAGTCCactagtagaggacaggaaggcctggaggatcattgtccatggggttgcaatgggtcagacacgacttcacacctaacaacaagtagTCCATCTGGGTCTGATGCTTTgtttatgaaaatatttttattgcctGAGAAATTACCtgaattattatttgatttagcATTTTTCTATGCTCTGGGGTAAACCTTAAATTTGGAATATCTTTTAAACATTATCTTATTGTATTTTCTGAAACTAACTTCTTTCTGTAAAGTGGTGCAAGAACATTAACATATTGTTCTTGAATTTCTCTTTCTAGATATGTAAGTTGTTGGTCCTTACTTTATAGATGTTAttactctttttttcttcctccttccttaaaCAGTACACCAAATACCTTCACAGTTTGTTCACATGGTCAAAATTTCTTTGGTTTAGAATTTTTTTCTGCATCTTGTCCATCTCTAACATATTTGATTGATTTTACTTCTTCAATTTCTATGAATGAAGCTTTATTGAGGGGTTTTGCACACTTTCTCCAGGTAAAGTTTTTCTTctacatttttcctttttttcttagtGGCACTCGTTAATAACGTTCCTCCAATGAAAGGGTTGCTTACTTCCCAAAATACAAGAGAAGATCAAAATAAACTGACAATGGCTAATGGTTTATTCCAACAAAGTGTAGCAATCACATGATGCGCATACAGTTTAAAACGAGTCCCTAGGTGGGTACCTCATTTTCAATGACTTCTTCAGTGATTTATAGGAACTAATTTTTCTTTTATAATAAATTATAAGATTTTTACAAATACACGTCTACAAAAGATCACCTTAACGCAATTTCAATTTCAAATTGACCTGGGGATCAAGTGGTCTCAGCCTGTCGTAGAAGTCTTATGATTTATTGGAAAGGAAAAATTAATTCCTATAGAAGGCCTTAGAAAATGTCCAACTTTTTGAAATTCAGCACACATTTTTCTTGAATATGTATGACATTTCTATGAGAAAAAGTAAAATTTCAATTTTGGGGGCATTTAATTCTCCAAGGATTTTAGAATTCAAAATTTACACATATTGAAATGCATGTTTGGCAACTTCCCACATTTAGAATTCTTGGGTCTATCCTTTCCATCTAAAACTCAATTCATGTCTCCAAAAATCATTATATCTTCATTTTAGAATTTTAACATCCTTTGAAAGAAAATGACTTTTGTGTTATTTGGTACATACATTGTCACTAACATATGTACTTTGCTTTCAAGGAGTCTCGTTTTTAGAATTAAAAATATTACCCCTGAATCTCTTAATTGTTGTATTACTTCCAGTTGTGGGTTATTTAAACTAATGGCTATCATACACTTTTTATTTTGAGCTGAAGCAAGATATAATTTGCCTAATTGTTTGCTGTTTAATGTTTCTTCTTCACATGGGTTTCATTGGAGACAAGGAATATGTTGAAGCAGCTACAAGTCCAACCCTGGACTGctgataatattttttaaattttttttaattgaaatgttaaaaatattgaGATAACATTTCAGAAAAGAGGGGAAAACAGTATAAGAGATAAGtacaaaataagaaataaaataggaCACCAGTTAAGTATTCAGCCACAGAAAGCATTGTATCCTCAGACTGCTTGACTACAGTCATGCAATGATtgcctccagactggacttctgtaactcactctacacaggcctacccttgtccttgacccaaaaTTGCAGTGGGTGCagctggcccctacctggtggaatgagatcccttGAGAGCTGCAAGCAGtgtcagagctttcacagttcaacagggcctgctaaatggagttcttccaccaggtttttggttgaggccagagcaaagaAGATCTGGGCCCCGCACAGAGGTTATCAAGATCCTCCTAAAAAGTTTTCCCCAGAGGCTTTTGAAGGTCTGTTGAGCCAAAGGGAGTTTTATTGTTGAGAGTtgttaaccaccatgagccatttgggagtagCAGTATATAAAATGAtatattaataaaacaaaataataaaatatttgacATTATTATTTTCTGGCTCAAGCATGGGCATTCCAAAGTAAATTTGCCTTACAGTTCTGCTCTGGTCTTAGCACAATAATGTAGCATTTGGGGAAAAAGATTAAACCAAGTAAAGCAGTGCTAGAAGCCAAGATAGAGAATATCTCTACTACCACCATGGACTTCCCATTATTGCTCACATAAGTGGGCACAAAGGACAACCAGACACAACAAAACACTAACATACTGAAGGTGATaaattttgtttcattaaaaCCATCAGGTAGCTTCCTAGCCAAGAAAGCCACAATGAAGCTGGCCATGGCTAGAAAACCCATATAGCCTAGCACAGTGTAGAACATGAGAACAGACCCTTCATTGCAAACAAAGTTGATTTGTCCTTTCTCTGATGTCTTCTCCATATATGGGAATGGAGGAGAAGTCCCAAGCCAGACAGCACAAATGCCAACTTGGATGAGGGAGCAGATGATAACTACCGACTTTGTTAGTCTTTTTCCGATCCATTTGTGCAGCCCATTTCCTGGATTTCTGGCCAGAAAGGCCAAGATCACAGTGATAGTTTTAGCCAAGAGTGAAGAAACCGCAATGGTGAAGATGATACCAAAAGAGGTTTGTCGGAGAAGACAGGTAATTTTCCTCGGCTTTGCAATGAATATCAAGGCACAAAGGAAACAcagcaggagggagaagagaagaaggaaagtaAGGTCACGATTGTTGGCTTTCACAATTGGTGTGTTCCTGTGTTCAATGAATATTCCTAGAACCACGATTGTGATGATGGAAAGAAAACCTGCAGATGATGCCATGATGATTCCCAAAGGATCTTCATATGACAGGAAGGAAATGAACTTGGGAATACATTTGTTTTGTTGATCATTTGGGTATTGTTCTTCTgggcattcctcacaataatccaTATCTGAAATTTTCAAAAGAGATCCatgtggtttgttttttaaagttataaaTCAATGGGGGTGGGTAGGGTAATCAATTTTTAAATATGAGCCTGAATATGTAGATAGTATTGTCAGGATACATTGGGTGGATTCAGCCAGCTTATTCACCCGATATCATTGGACTCCTCTGCTTACTGATATTCCCACCACATGTGATTTTTGTTCATGtgtcccattcccctccccccccaaaaaacagtatTCTGTTTAGTTAAAGGGAAACTCTCCACTTCTATTCATCAGGGTTGGATCCTATACAGTAAGAGACAAGCTAGTAAAAAACTTCAATCAACCTCAGCAACACCACATCAACGTACACTATCTGGTGATAGCTTTGTGGACACATACCCTTCCAGCTAGAGATTGCTCCTTTCATGCACTGGATACAATCAAAGCAACAAGCTAACTTCCCAACTGGAACCATTCTTCTGGAGCCAGGGTGGCAGCTTTCACTACACACAGATGTTGGTGTCTAAATACAGAGTCATGTGTTATGTTCATGAACATGGATTTCAGCAATCATTTGTATGCAAGAAAGAAATGAAGTCATCCAGGAGAAGACAAAGGGTTTATCTAATGCAGCATTCAATATTCAACAATAACTAGTGAGATGCCTTCAGGAAGAATGAAAGTTATAGTTCTCACCAGTTCTCTGTACCCCAGAACATGACATTCTTAAAAGAATGTGTCTTAACCATCTTTTAATTTCATATCACTTGTGTCTATGATTACAGCTTAGCTATATCACCCAGACACCTCAGTTAAATTTTAATGACTGAGAACATTATTTCACAAAATGCAAGATATACTTCCTTTTATTCTGTCATATTTTACTGTATGATCTCAAGTTTTTATTCGATGAGGACTTCTCCGGGAGAAGTACTGTAGATTAAAATGTCTCCCTGAGACTGGAGAAAATCTCCTTCAACTCCTTGACCAACTCAGCTTGATCAATTTCTGAGGACCAAATAGAAGAACAGTGTATGAATTTTGACATTCTTGGAGTCAAgataggataaaaatgtgatcttATGCTCCCAGAGGAACTCATAATTTAATCCTGAGACAAGAAGCTGGTTTATGCACAATAGACACTGTACTgtggttaaaggtaaagataaaggtatcccctgtgcaagcaccgagtcatgtctgacccttggggtgatgccctctagcgttttcatggcagactcaatacagggtggtttgccagtgccttccccagtcattaccatttaccccccagcaaactgggtactcattttaccgacctcggaaggatggaaggctgagtcaaccttgagccggctgctgggattgaactcccagcctcatgggcaaagctttcagatggctgccttaccactctgcgccacaagaggctctatactgtGGTTACATATGTTATATTATTAGGTAAATCCCTCTAGTCTAATTCCCAATTACTGGCGTCCATTCTTTACCCACGATGGTCCTTCAGAGCTTGAGATCAACTAAGGTTTATTGTGTTAGATCCAGAACAGCTCCTAGAAGTTGGGCTTTTTGAAGCAAGAAGTCTGATGAAGCATGGACATCAATGCACAAAATGAGTTTGCAGATTTCCCCTTTTTCTATAAGAACTTGAAAATTGGGCCGGGTTTGACTTCAGCAATATATCTGAAATCCAAAATTTAGATGGGCATTTTAAGGGCAAAATTTAATGTCCTCCCATTGGCAGGGTCGATTCCCCCGAATCCCAATACAGTTGAAGCATTGTCTCTGCTCAATAGATACAATAGTAACAATTgctcagattttatttttctgtccccTATACGTTGAAGAGCGAAAACAGCTAATCATGCCCCTCCTCGTGTGCTTTCAGACTCTAGAAAGCTTATTCCATGACACTGAGAGTTTTTAATTGAAATATCTATTGGATGATAGGCACAACAGAGTCTCATGTGCTGTACTAAATTTCTGTCATATGATGATTTGTAAATGCAAATCACTTCTAGCCTTAATTGCTAACTATGTAGCTTTTATAGCCAGGTTCCTATTTTATATCTACAGTCACTACACAGTTTGAAATATATTTTGTCATATGCATAGCTAATTAGACTGCACAATTTTTAATGAATGTTTGATCAGATTTAGCAGTTACTTTTATAGAATTTACACACATTAATTGTCAAATGTGGGGTTTTTTATTTGCATTGGAATTTTGCTGGTCAAGTCAGAtattattgcatgtagccataggctatcacaatacaaaaggaaaattgaAAAGAATTACAAATCAATAATAAAACtgtaaaataaattaatgaacaACACAGATTACAGTTACtaatcacaataaaaacatgtCTAGGTTTCCTATAACCACCTCCCTATTTCTTGCCATCTCTGCAGGACAAATTTGCCCCTTATTTTCttagctgcaagggcaaataatgacattaatTCAAACAACTGAATTAATATCTGATAATATCtggtcagatttatcatttagcccatctagtaggacAGCAAGAattttggccctaggatctgtattcAGTGGACACATTAAAATGCAATGTGGGGGGATCCTCCACAATTAAGGCTCCACACACTGAGAAGCTTTGTTAATGTTTTATGGTATTGTCCACTCAATAGAGGCAGGTAGCCTTGCTGTAGGGAATGTTTTAGTGGGGTGCCAGTGGGGGACAGGGAGGTGGGTGGACAAGCACTGCATGAGTGACTGGGAGGCCTGGGGGATGACCTCAGGTCCAGGAGGTGACCTGGGGCCATTGGGAGGTGGGTAGGCTTGCAGCCCTATGGCAGGTAGCAGCTGCGGGAGGCACCACCCCATGAGGCAGAGAAGTGGCTGTGTTCCTGGCTGGCCGAGCATCAGTGTGTGTCAGCTGAAGAGGAAGAATACTGGCAGGTAGACAGATGGGAGAGCTGTGGCAGCTTCATCCCCACATGGGATCAGGAAGGCATGGAGAAGGGGCCGGCCAAGCCTTAAATAGTTTACCTAGGAATGTTTTATCCAGGAAGTATCTATTAGAAGACAGTTTATTTACCATGTTGAAACATCTGTTTATTCCCCTGACTGCTAAAAGATTTTTTTGAAAAGAGATAGTTGATAAGAAGCAATTTTCCTAACAATCTCTCTCCAGATTACGTGTCATGTTCCTCAATGTTCCTCACCTGGTTAAATCTGCCGTTCCACACTATAGCTTCATCCTTGATGACAATGACTTGATGCCCAGGAGTCTGAGGTTCAAGATATCCAACCTGGGTAGGGAGTGGGGTATTATTTGGCAAAATGGCCCAGTTCAAAATGTCATTTCCAGCATACAAATCTCCATTCCTATCGAAAGATATTTCTTCACCAGCACTGTTGTTAAATCGGACTTTTCTCAAGTGGGAATGTAGCTAATTTGAAAGGGGAAAATGCAACACCGAGTTATGCTTCAGGACTGCAATAATATCAGGCAAGGTTTCTTGCTGAACTTTATTAATTAAActtaatttgttaatttttttgaAATGAATCCTGTCCTAGATAAGATTACTTCtcttacccagcttgctgctactTGATATAATCCCTAGTACCACCACCCATGAACATGGGCAAACCACAGGCAGATCCTTCCCCCTTGTGGCCAAACCACAAGAAAGCCCTGCACGAGCAGGCCCCACTCCTGAGTAGTGAGCAATGGACAGGTCCAGCTCCTCCAGACAATCTAGAATGCTGATAAAATAGGAGATGCCTTATTATAGGAGCCCTGTGGGTGTCAGTGTCTAATAGGGCACCATCTGCCATGTATGGGAGGCACTGTGGCTCAGCAGGCccccagcctcttatggaggctctTGACATTGGCAGCTCCTGGTACACTGACACAGCCTCTGCCCGAAAGTGTCTGATACCCAATAGCACAACCACAGGCCATAACAAAAAACAACATAACAAATTAACAACATGTAATGGTTGATCGAGAGAGAGTACTATAGAGTAATGGTATAGGCAGGTGGGAAGCAGGAAAGAGGCCATGCCCAGTGCACTTCATCTTAtatagagccaacttggtgtagtggttaggagtgcggacttctaatctggtgagccgggtttgattcaccactcctcctacatatgcaaccggctgggtgaccttgggatcgccacagcactgataaagctgttctgaccaagcagtgatatcagggctccctcagcctcacctacctcacagggtgtttgttgtggggagagacaccttcgggtagagataagtggcatataagaaccaacttttcttcttcttcttcttcttcttcttgatagggCTGGCCTCCCCGAAAACCATTGTCCAGTCTTCTGACTCCTGTGAGGCTTCTGACTTCATGGCCCAATGAGCCCGGTCAGCTGCGGCCAGAACACCCTACTCTTCCCAGCCAGAATCCCCTGAGATGCAGTCTCCGACCACAGGTAAGTTTGGAGCCATGTATGCCAGGGTTTGAAAcggggaccttctgaatgccaagtaAATTCTCTACTACTCTTAACCCTTCTCTCAGTAATGTAATATTTTTCAAGTACAGACAGTTACCTTCCACGCATGAATATCATGGAGATCCACTctagttgtttttttctttgctgatTCCAGATTAAACATTTCATGCAAACTGTGTGCTATGGAATAAACGGCATTGGAAATGCTGTAGCTATAGCTGGATGTGTTCATATCAAAGAGATCGCTAGTAAGTTCTTCCAGCCTCTCTTTCCCTGTACACGTATTCCAGGTTTCATCCAATGTGTAATTGGGCCATGTGCATTTGAATACCTGGGACCAAAAGTGATTCAGATACAAACCAGTTCCATAATTATTGAGATTAATGGTTTTCAGGAAATGCTGGAACCCGGGAATCTCGCGTTTGTGTACCGCAAAAGAGAGAGCACCATGGAATACTGTCAAGTTCCAGGGCTTCTTAGCAAAATGAGAAGCAAAGTTCCATTTAGTTGTTGTGATCCATACCTTGCCGCTAATCTG
The Paroedura picta isolate Pp20150507F chromosome 16, Ppicta_v3.0, whole genome shotgun sequence genome window above contains:
- the LOC143825388 gene encoding vomeronasal type-2 receptor 26-like; protein product: MLFMKPLIILMVSHRVSKVSCGNCDSKRFQYNGYSEDGDFIVGGIMSNFYGKISQNNSFEQPPSYLFEAWAFPKSFQFILAFLFTVMEINRDPTLLPNFTLGIHLTQDFLLAKNIYLNSIILTSSQHAVTPNYNCRKRPLMAVIGSLRSDLSISTANFLGIYKIPQISYGSFDSILSDKSQFPSFYRTVPSELLQFYGMSHLLVHFGWKWVSTIVSDNDSGGEFLQIIIQEISKSHSCIELMLLWPVFQTFIPESMNSLGRKLSTLTSKIVFVHGETDHLIDLQVLLQENQISGKVWITTTKWNFASHFAKKPWNLTVFHGALSFAVHKREIPGFQHFLKTINLNNYGTGLYLNHFWSQVFKCTWPNYTLDETWNTCTGKERLEELTSDLFDMNTSSYSYSISNAVYSIAHSLHEMFNLESAKKKTTRVDLHDIHAWKLHSHLRKVRFNNSAGEEISFDRNGDLYAGNDILNWAILPNNTPLPTQVGYLEPQTPGHQVIVIKDEAIVWNGRFNQTPTSVCSESCHPGSRRMVPVGKLACCFDCIQCMKGAISSWKDMDYCEECPEEQYPNDQQNKCIPKFISFLSYEDPLGIIMASSAGFLSIITIVVLGIFIEHRNTPIVKANNRDLTFLLLFSLLLCFLCALIFIAKPRKITCLLRQTSFGIIFTIAVSSLLAKTITVILAFLARNPGNGLHKWIGKRLTKSVVIICSLIQVGICAVWLGTSPPFPYMEKTSEKGQINFVCNEGSVLMFYTVLGYMGFLAMASFIVAFLARKLPDGFNETKFITFSMLVFCCVWLSFVPTYVSNNGKSMVVVEIFSILASSTALLGLIFFPKCYIIVLRPEQNCKANLLWNAHA